In the Sarcophilus harrisii chromosome 3, mSarHar1.11, whole genome shotgun sequence genome, one interval contains:
- the MSTN gene encoding growth/differentiation factor 8 — MQKLQIYVYIYLFMLIVAGPVDLNESSEQKENVEKDGLCNACTWRQNTKSSRIEAIKIQILSKLRLETAPNISRDAIKQLLPKAPPLRELIDQYDVQRDDSSDGSLEDDDYHATTETIITMPTESDFLMQVEGKPKCCFFKFSSKIQYNKVVKAQLWIYLRPVKKSTTVFVQILRLIKPMKDGTRYTGIRSLKLDMNPGTGIWQSIDVKTVLQNWLKQPESNLGLEIKALDENGHDLAVTFPGLGEDGLNPFLEVRVTDTPKRSRRDFGLDCDEHSTESRCCRYPLTVDFEAFGWDWIIAPKRYKANYCSGECEFVFLQKYPHTHLVHQANPRGSAGPCCTPTKMSPINMLYFNGKEQIIYGKIPAMVVDRCGCS; from the exons ATGCAAAAATTACAAATCTATGTTTATATCTACCTGTTTATGTTGATTGTAGCTGGTCCTGTGGATCTCAATGAGAGCAGCGAGCAaaaagagaatgtggaaaaagaTGGACTGTGTAATGCATGTACATGGAGACAAAACACAAAATCTTCAAGAATAGAAGCCATCAAAATTCAAATCCTTAGTAAACTTCGGCTAGAAACAGCTCCTAATATTAGCAGGGATGCTATAAAACAACTTTTACCCAAAGCTCCTCCACTCCGGGAACTGATTGATCAGTATGATGTCCAGAGAGATGACAGCAGTGATGGTTCTTTGGAAGATGATGATTATCATGCTACAACTGAAACAATTATTACTATGCCTACGGAGT CTGATTTTCTAATGCAAGTGGAAGGAAAACCCAAATGTTGCTTCTTTAAATTTAGCTCTAAAATACAGTATAATAAAGTAGTAAAGGCTCAACTATGGATATATCTGAGGCCTGTCAAGAAATCTACAACAGTGTTTGTGCAAATCCTGAGACTCATCAAACCCATGAAAGATGGTACAAGATATACTGGAATTCGATCTCTGAAACTTGACATGAACCCGGGCACTGGTATTTGGCAGAGTATTGATGTGAAGACAGTATTGCAAAATTGGCTCAAACAACCTGAATCCAACTTGGGCCTTGAAATCAAAGCTTTAGATGAGAATGGTCATGATCTTGCAGTCACCTTCCCAGGACTAGGTGAAGATGGATTG AACCCCTTTTTAGAGGTCAGAGTTACAGACACACCAAAAAGATCTAGAAGAGATTTTGGTCTTGACTGTGATGAACACTCAACAGAATCTCGATGCTGCCGTTACCCTCTAACAGTAGATTTTGAAGCTTTTGGATGGGACTGGATTATTGCACCCAAAAGATATAAGGCTAATTACTGCTCTGGAGAATGTGAATTTGTATTTCTACAAAAATACCCTCACACTCATCTTGTTCACCAAGCAAATCCTAGAGGTTCAGCAGGACCCTGCTGTACTCCTACTAAGATGTCTccaataaatatgttatattttaatggaaaagaacaaataatatatggaaaaattCCAGCCATGGTAGTAGACCGTTGTGGGTGCTCATGA